The Impatiens glandulifera chromosome 3, dImpGla2.1, whole genome shotgun sequence genome contains a region encoding:
- the LOC124929967 gene encoding non-specific lipid-transfer protein 1-like has product MASSLVVNIITSFLLLITASLMVFPAATKGIECGEVNRMLVPCRSYWFTPGPSIPTIECCAAAKKLEVISVSSAADRDGLCDCFKQTIVTLNINTTKSKMLPKLCQLTPCPCT; this is encoded by the coding sequence atggcGTCTTCTTTGGTTGTCAATATCATAACCAGCTTTCTTCTGCTCATTACAGCTTCATTAATGGTTTTTCCGGCGGCCACAAAAGGAATAGAGTGTGGAGAAGTGAATAGGATGTTGGTTCCATGCAGGTCGTATTGGTTCACGCCGGGGCCATCGATTCCGACCATCGAGTGTTGTGCCGCCGCCAAGAAATTGGAGGTTATTTCCGTGTCATCGGCAGCTGATCGCGACGGTTTGTGTGATTGTTTTAAGCAAACGATTGTCACGTTGAACATTAATACAACCAAATCCAAGATGCTTCCCAAACTTTGTCAGCTCACTCCTTGTCCTTGCACCTAA